In the genome of Phragmites australis chromosome 9, lpPhrAust1.1, whole genome shotgun sequence, the window GTGATTTTGTACATGGAGACAGTGGTTTTGCTAAGCCGAGGAGAAGATGAGGGGGTGGAGACTGGGCGAGACCGGTCGGGCTAGGGGTTTTGTGCTACGTCAGCCAGCTTATGTGGTAGGTCCAGTCAGCAAACCAGACTACTAATCAGCTCAAACAACTGTCAAAAGTGTAAAATGATCCAGATTTAGATTCCCAAGGGGTTAAACATACGGTTTAATAGTTCGAGGGTTTTCCGAATGAAATGCATAATTTAGgagagtaaaatggactttttcctaAGTTCTATGTTATGGAATCCCCATCAAGAAACTTGAACATAAGTAGTGGGTTCCTAGgtatattttaatttggttATAGATCTTATTGTGTAGTGTAGGCATGGGTGGAGCTAGGTGGGGGTCTGTCCGGGACTACCAAATTTTTTGTCTAAAATTTTCATAGTATATAGcctagaaaagaaaagaaaactcagagaagaaagaaatgaGATGGCCTGGAAAAAGAACGAGAGAAAGATAAAAGGAATTGGGCTCAACCTAGAAAGAATTAGTGTTTTGGTCCAAAGGTTTTTTCTTTCTAAgttttctttattcttttccttttctattatGTTTTCCAATTGATTAATAAATTCCAGAAATCAAAGCAAGACTAAAGAAATACCAGAATACTTCAATTAATTCCTAAAAAATATGGGGGGCTGTTTGGAACTTAAGGAAcactctaaaaaaaatttagctcaCGAATTGCTTTTAATGATTTCTAattaccttttttatttttcaagttGAGTTTAATTCAGGGGAAATTTGCTATAATGTCAGATTAATTGTAGTAATGTAATATTCTATTTGTGTATGAccttatttcatatttgaactatttatattgtaatttttgcaaaatttcaaactTATTTGTTTAATTTATGATATTGTGAGACCTTCTTAATATATTTGCATTAATTTTGGTAAATTTTATACTCGTATATTAAATTTGCAGTATTATGAAAAAGTGCACACCTAACAGAAAAATCCTTGCTCCACCACTGAGTGTAGGGATTTAAGGTGTTTTAGCACCACCAACAGCATGCTCAACCTAAGATGACCAATGCAGATTATTACGATATATTAATGAAGAAATAGATGGAAAAAAGAATAATGGCACAAGAAAGGATTCCCTGCAGTTAACACGTTGTCTAGTGCTCTGTTTATAAGTAAATATTCTCTCATAATCTCACGCAGGTTCTGAATCATCCTGCACACTCAGGCCGCTTCAACTTCACTGACCAGTTCCCTCACTACAAAGAAATTATGTACAAACCTGGTTTCAGAAATCGGATTAGAGGAAAGCCCGTCATATTTGACATGGACATGAGTCCAGGTGATTTTGTTGCTCTCCTGTGTCTCCTGAAAGTAGACATAGAAACAATTGACCTCAAGGTCAGTATCATGTGCGCTCAGCTCCCTTCTGATAAATTTATGAAAACGGATTAAGGAAAATAATGTAGTCAAAATTACCAGGTATTAAGTGTGTTCTTACCTATGCAGGGGATACTAGTGAGTGGGAATGGTTGGGCAAATCCAGCAACAATAGATATTATCTATGATGTTCTTCATATGATGGGCCGTGATGACATTCGAGTAGGACTGGGTAATGTCACTGCGCTAGGAGCCCCTGACCTCGGTTGTGAATACGTCAAGGCTATACCACATGGTTCTGGGGGGCTTCTTGACACCGACACGCTTTTTGGACTAGCCCGGATGTTGCCAAGAAGCCCCAGAAGGTACAAATGCATGGCTTCACCGAAATATGTACTTCTTAAAACTACATAATTTGGCTTTCTTGTAGCATAAATATGTAGATCTTAGTGAACTCATTTGTATGAATAGAAACACTGGTAATATTACTAGATAGTACTctgtttctttctctttctgctGTCCTCCTTTGTacagttttctttcttttttggctttatattaatatatttaccACAGTAGGGGAATGTTTCCCTCAAAAAAATATTACTACACCGTAAGTACTATGACAGATGTAGAACATGAAGTATCAAATCTCATCTCTTTTATCAGGTATACAGCAGAAAATTCAGTGAAATATGGTGCTCCAAGGGATACTGCTCACCCTGAGCTCAGGCAGCCATTGGCTTTTGAAGTATGGCAACATGTTACAGAAGAACTCAAATCTAATAACAAGATAACCGTCCTAACAAATGGTCCTCTCACAAACATAGCTAACATCATTCTGTCTGACACAAACGCAAAATCGACAATCGAGGTTAGCCTGCTAGTTTCAAAATCTTTGAACTAGTATATTTTTGCAGGGAAATTGTTTAAGTCAAGTTTTTACTGACCTTCCTTTTCATTGCGCACAGCAAATTTATATAGTCGGCACCCACTTggctgatggagatggagaagaaggcaATCTGTTTACCGTCCCGTCAAATAAGTTAGCTGAGTTCAACTTCTTTCTTGACCCTAAAGCTGGCAAGATAGTTGTAGAATCTGGTTTAGACATTACCCTCATTCCTCTGAGAGCTCAGCGCCAGGTGTCTTCTTTTGAAGACGTCCTAAAATCACTACGTTTTGCTGAGAAGACTCCTGAATCGTCATTTGTGTATCAGTTGCTGCTGTTGATGCAGAAGCTGCAAAAGGAACACCATGCATTCAGTCACATTGTAAGTTGCCTTTACAGTTCTGTTCCTCTAACTGCCATAGTGGAATACTGGACATGATCTCCTAGTCacaggaagaaaaaaaacttcCAAACATATGTTATCTGGGTTCGGGATGATGTTATGGATTCCGCATTCTCCTTTTTGTGATAAAGCATTCAGCATTCTCCATTCGTCCATAATCATTGTCTCATCCTGCATCATTATTCAGCAATAGCCAATAATGGTGAAAGAGGTTATGTTTTCCAAAGCCTTTCATTCGAACGGTTCATCCTGCATCATTTGACTTGGTATTAGCAACCTTTTTAATttctgccttttcttttccctcaaATTGCAGGATATGTTCCTCGGGGAGCTTCTGGGCGCGATGTTCTTGGCTCAGCAATCACATCGTAATTACTCAATCACTGAGAGGGCTATCAGTGTTCGTTACGGTCATGTGAGCATCGATGGCCAAACGATCCTTGACGAGACGAATGGGAAGCTAGTGAAGGTATTAGATCATCTCGATTCAGATGCTTATTACACAGAGATTGCGAAGCTGCTCGCTACCAAGAAGCAGTCTGCCATTGTGGGTAGTTTTGATGAGCAGAAAAGAACGTGGAGCAAAGGAAACTACAAAGATCGCGATTCCGGCCGGGTTCGTTAAAAATAACATAGCCTAATGGAAAGCAGTAGctcttttcctttcctttttaaTCCCAATGTGTCAAAGTTCACTGCAAGCAGCGTTGAGCTGCCTTAAGATGTGCTGAATTTGTACCTCCTGGGAGGAACCCGGGGTTACGCTGTAACGTCTTGGTCCATTCTAACGATGCGACGGGGGCAAATGCCCTAAAATTCTTAAAGAGAGAAACTCGCTGCAAGAGAAAACAGTGTCACAAATTTGCAGTTTCAAAGCATTTGTGCAAGACCACAAGTTCTCGTTAATTGTCTGTGATCAGGTATTTCAGCTTGTGTGACTTGGTAGTTTTTGCTACATCAGAATCTTGTGATCAGGTATAggcagcattttttttttaaatgaactaGGCAGAGATCTGCCGATTGTATTGATAAAGAAGCAGGACCAGATAGGACAAAACAATGGCGCCAAAAGGAGTTAAGCGATGAAACAACAACTGCTACAACTAAAGCAAATAAAACAACAACGACAATAATCACGATAGAGAAAAAACCAACAACAACGACGACTATCAACAACGGATGGTTAGATGAAAGCCCCAACACGCGCCGCACCACCTCTGTCATCGATGTGCCGCCTCGAAGAGCACGGCTGCTCTTCACCGAACCGACCACCACCATACAGGACCGGCCGCTGTGGAGCCATCATGCCCCGCAGGGCCACCACAACCACCGGACACCAGCCGTCATCAATGGAGCACCAATTGAGCACCATATCACCATATCGCCGAGCATCGGCCTAGCTGCCACCATGCGGGGCTAGCCGTCGCCGCGACACCAAGCCTCCTCAAGCCCCAACACATCTCGACTTGCGCTTGCAATCGTCGAAACCCCGGTCTTAACCAAGCGAAGAGGAAGCCATCACAAAGCCGACTGCACTGCATCGAGCAAGCCACTACTGTGCATGGCCCATCACTACAGTGCCGCTGCAGCACCGCATAGACCCACCAACCGAAGAAACGGACCAAATGCGATCACCTCCGAGGCCACCTCAAACATCGCTTTGATCACAGTGTGCGGGCACCGCCCCACACCCGCTGCCGGACACAACACTTTGGATCCAGTTTGCCTCACCATCAGGGATGTGCGACCTCACCTTGCAACCCGTGCAAATCCTCCTTCCACCGAGCCACCACCAAAATCATGGCTGTACCACGCAGACAAATGCCCAAATGCTGCCAACAACACCGACTCGGCTCCTTGGTGGCCTCCAACCTCGAAACTCCTCAGCAACGCATCCACCGCACCGCCGAAATGTGCGCACACCTACTAGATCTGGCTGTCGCTGAGCAGAACCGCCGTCAGGCTACCCACTGTACCGGGGTGGCAACAGACTACACCATCAGGGTGTGTGGCCTCGATGCACTGTGGTGCGTTTGTAGTGCCCATTCAGTCAAACCTCCACTCTAGAGCTAGTAGACGTCGGTCCCGTCGAGATCGCCGATGCGCTCCGCACCGCGTCTGCCATGGTGCCGACCACCAGGGTGGTGGCGCCGAAGCATAGAGCCACCTGAGTTGTCCCCTAGGAGAGACGCGGGGCGTGAGGAAAAACTGAATTTAATCGATCGAGTCACCCTAGGCAGCAATAATTTGTATGAAGCACACTAATACTGAATTAATCGCTGCTATCGTGTTGATGATACCTAGTGTTGTTGCAGGATAGTcacaaggaggaggagctacGCAAAAGGCTTGGCAACCAAGCCATGGACCATGGTTTGGTTTACCAATGAAAATAGGAGCACGGAAGTTCCAACAGTAATTGGGAAACTACTCCATATGCTGATTCGAGGATATCCACTGG includes:
- the LOC133929790 gene encoding nucleoside hydrolase 3-like, encoding MMGRDDIAVGVGGEGGMSDDGRIYPNVGGYFAIIEQEMSTVGGCRYRQTIPQGGNGRLDVNTNYGIRRAFLPQGNRRYSPLRQPTTQQVMIDTIAAGPTTVFLIGTHTNFALFLMSNPHLKKNVEHIYIMGGGVRSHNPTGCCPKNNTPCVPRQCGDHGNMFTAYTIDPYAEFNIFGDPFGAYKVLHSGIPITLVPLDGTNTIPITEHFFKAFEQQQNTYEAKYCFQSLKLARDTWFDNQFYTCYFMWDSFMFGVALSIMRNGEKTNGENDFAEMEVMNVTVVTSNEPYGVHDGSNPFFDGRATPKFDLLEGGVHSGHVQTGLDDPFCVRKGSIKGKCQDGYTKEVQGPGSAAVLVAMKAKPNRNANSPLDREFFNSFLEVLNHPAHSGRFNFTDQFPHYKEIMYKPGFRNRIRGKPVIFDMDMSPGDFVALLCLLKVDIETIDLKGILVSGNGWANPATIDIIYDVLHMMGRDDIRVGLGNVTALGAPDLGCEYVKAIPHGSGGLLDTDTLFGLARMLPRSPRRYTAENSVKYGAPRDTAHPELRQPLAFEVWQHVTEELKSNNKITVLTNGPLTNIANIILSDTNAKSTIEQIYIVGTHLADGDGEEGNLFTVPSNKLAEFNFFLDPKAGKIVVESGLDITLIPLRAQRQVSSFEDVLKSLRFAEKTPESSFVYQLLLLMQKLQKEHHAFSHIDMFLGELLGAMFLAQQSHRNYSITERAISVRYGHVSIDGQTILDETNGKLVKVLDHLDSDAYYTEIAKLLATKKQSAIVGSFDEQKRTWSKGNYKDRDSGRVR